One Epidermidibacterium keratini DNA segment encodes these proteins:
- a CDS encoding RNA polymerase sigma factor, translating into MTGSSEKVVAAAAKKTAASATVAKKTTKKPAAKAPAKKTTATKTSQTAAAAAGPAKKAPAKKTTAKKAAAKKTTAKKAAAGEETAEGAESGEPELEEVVVEQVEADSGDEAADESPEEEDEEDESTALAQARKDAELTASADSVRAYLKQIGKVALLNAEEEVDLAKRIEAGLYAVERMRVIEENKEKLSTQMRRDLKWVERDGERAKNHLLEANLRLVVSLAKRYTGRGMAFLDLIQEGNLGLIRAVEKFDYTKGYKFSTYATWWIRQAITRAMADQARTIRIPVHMVEVINKLGRIQRELLQDLGREPTPEELAKEMDITADKVLEIQQYAREPISLDQTIGDEGDSQLGDFIEDSEAVVAVDAVSFTLLQDQLQSVLQTLSEREAGVVRLRFGLTDGQPRTLDEIGQVYGVTRERIRQIESKTMSKLRHPSRSQVLRDYLD; encoded by the coding sequence GTGACCGGCTCGAGCGAGAAGGTCGTTGCGGCCGCCGCTAAGAAGACTGCCGCCTCGGCGACTGTCGCGAAGAAGACGACGAAGAAGCCCGCGGCCAAGGCCCCCGCGAAGAAGACCACGGCTACGAAGACCTCGCAGACGGCCGCCGCCGCGGCCGGCCCCGCGAAGAAGGCGCCGGCGAAGAAGACCACGGCTAAGAAGGCCGCAGCGAAGAAGACGACAGCCAAGAAGGCAGCTGCCGGCGAGGAGACCGCCGAGGGTGCCGAGTCGGGCGAGCCCGAGCTTGAGGAAGTCGTCGTCGAGCAGGTCGAAGCCGACAGCGGCGACGAAGCCGCCGACGAGTCTCCCGAAGAAGAGGACGAGGAAGACGAGTCCACCGCCCTCGCGCAGGCGCGCAAGGACGCAGAGCTCACCGCCTCGGCGGACTCGGTCCGCGCCTACCTCAAGCAGATCGGCAAGGTCGCGCTGCTGAACGCCGAGGAGGAGGTCGACCTCGCCAAGCGCATCGAGGCCGGCCTCTACGCCGTCGAGCGGATGCGGGTGATCGAGGAAAACAAGGAAAAGCTCTCGACGCAGATGCGCCGCGACCTGAAGTGGGTCGAGCGTGACGGCGAACGCGCCAAGAACCACCTGCTGGAGGCAAACCTGCGCCTCGTCGTCTCGCTGGCCAAGCGCTACACCGGCCGCGGAATGGCCTTCCTCGACCTGATCCAGGAAGGCAACCTCGGCCTGATCCGCGCGGTCGAGAAGTTCGACTACACCAAGGGCTACAAGTTCTCGACGTACGCCACGTGGTGGATCCGCCAGGCCATCACGCGCGCCATGGCCGACCAGGCGCGAACGATCCGCATCCCGGTGCACATGGTCGAGGTCATCAACAAGCTCGGACGCATCCAGCGTGAGCTGCTGCAGGACCTTGGCCGCGAGCCCACTCCTGAAGAGCTCGCCAAAGAAATGGACATCACCGCGGACAAGGTCCTGGAGATCCAGCAGTACGCCCGCGAGCCGATCAGCCTGGACCAGACGATCGGCGACGAGGGTGACAGCCAGCTCGGCGACTTCATCGAAGACTCCGAGGCCGTCGTTGCCGTCGACGCCGTCTCCTTCACCCTGCTGCAGGACCAGCTGCAGTCGGTGCTGCAGACGCTGTCCGAGCGCGAAGCCGGCGTCGTACGCCTGCGCTTCGGTCTCACCGACGGCCAGCCGCGCACGCTCGATGAGATCGGGCAGGTGTACGGCGTGACCCGCGAGCGGATCCGCCAGATCGAGTCCAAGACGATGAGCAAGCTCCGCCACCCCTCGCGCTCGCAGGTGCTGCGCGACTACCTCGACTAA
- the ppgK gene encoding polyphosphate--glucose phosphotransferase, protein MSARSGHNVGMGIDIGGTGIKGALVDLKKGDLASDRIRIPTPKKSTAQNVADVVAEIVKKAGFSGEVGITFPAVMQHGIARTAANIDQSWIGTDVGAAMEKAIGMPVEVLNDADAAGLAEVRYGAGKGVDGVVLLLTFGTGIGSALFTGGVLVPNTEFGHIELDGADGEEYAAGSVKDKKGMTHKKWAKRVDKYLAVLEKGLWPDLIIVGGGISKEADKWVPHLTNRTPIAVAKLLNNAGIVGAALAAKENVGQ, encoded by the coding sequence ATGAGCGCACGCAGTGGTCACAACGTCGGCATGGGCATCGATATCGGCGGCACCGGGATCAAGGGCGCCCTGGTCGACCTGAAGAAGGGCGACCTGGCCAGCGACCGGATTCGCATCCCCACCCCGAAGAAGTCGACCGCCCAGAACGTCGCCGACGTCGTCGCGGAAATCGTCAAGAAGGCCGGTTTCTCCGGCGAGGTGGGCATCACGTTCCCGGCCGTCATGCAACACGGAATCGCCCGTACGGCGGCAAATATCGACCAGTCGTGGATCGGCACGGACGTGGGCGCGGCGATGGAGAAGGCCATCGGCATGCCCGTCGAGGTACTCAACGACGCCGACGCCGCTGGGCTGGCCGAGGTGCGGTACGGCGCCGGCAAAGGCGTCGATGGAGTTGTCCTGCTGCTGACCTTCGGCACCGGCATCGGAAGCGCGCTCTTCACCGGCGGCGTACTCGTGCCCAACACCGAGTTCGGTCATATCGAGCTCGACGGCGCCGACGGCGAGGAGTACGCCGCGGGGTCGGTCAAGGACAAGAAGGGGATGACCCACAAGAAGTGGGCGAAGCGGGTCGATAAGTACCTCGCCGTCCTCGAAAAAGGTCTCTGGCCGGACCTGATCATCGTCGGCGGCGGAATCAGCAAGGAAGCCGACAAGTGGGTGCCTCATCTGACCAACCGGACACCCATCGCGGTGGCCAAACTTCTCAACAATGCCGGGATTGTCGGTGCCGCTCTGGCAGCGAAGGAGAACGTCGGGCAGTAA
- the dut gene encoding dUTP diphosphatase produces the protein MTDLPVPIRLLHPDAIIPAYVHPGDAGADLCSTEAVSLAPGERRLVRTGIAVQIPDGYAGFVTPRSGLAHRLGLSVLNTPGTIDSGYRGELQVNLHNADPAEVVTLDKGDRIAQLIIVPVAHAKFSVVDALASSDRAEGGHGSTGLGSVAGADPKEQQ, from the coding sequence GTGACCGACCTCCCGGTGCCGATTCGGCTGCTGCACCCCGATGCCATCATCCCGGCCTACGTGCATCCCGGTGATGCCGGAGCGGACCTGTGCAGCACCGAGGCGGTGAGCCTGGCGCCAGGGGAGCGTCGGCTCGTCCGGACCGGGATCGCCGTGCAGATCCCCGACGGGTACGCCGGGTTCGTCACTCCGCGGTCCGGGCTCGCGCACCGGCTCGGCCTGAGCGTCCTCAACACGCCGGGCACGATCGACAGCGGCTACCGAGGCGAGCTACAGGTGAACTTGCACAACGCCGATCCGGCCGAAGTCGTAACCTTGGACAAGGGTGACCGGATCGCTCAGCTGATCATCGTTCCGGTCGCTCACGCGAAGTTTTCGGTCGTGGATGCCTTGGCGTCCTCGGACCGGGCCGAGGGTGGTCACGGCTCAACCGGGCTAGGCTCGGTCGCCGGTGCCGATCCGAAGGAGCAGCAGTAG
- a CDS encoding DUF3093 domain-containing protein, with product MTAATPPESTSPDADLPYSERLHVSLAVWAGTLVITATVALQLALVLPIPIWITMVALVGFVALGLALAGRATVTVADGQIIAADVRLSCEQIAQVEELDARNTLAALGPAADPAAEVVTRPWVRTSVRIIPVRDEPPYLLVSSRHPEKLTAALVACASRAAAQ from the coding sequence ATGACCGCCGCGACGCCTCCCGAGTCCACCTCGCCTGATGCAGACCTGCCCTACAGCGAGCGGCTCCATGTCTCGCTCGCCGTGTGGGCCGGGACGTTGGTGATCACCGCGACGGTGGCCCTGCAGCTTGCCTTGGTGTTGCCGATCCCGATCTGGATCACCATGGTCGCGCTCGTCGGTTTCGTCGCGCTCGGGCTCGCGTTGGCCGGACGGGCGACGGTCACCGTTGCCGACGGCCAGATCATCGCTGCAGACGTACGTCTGAGCTGCGAGCAGATCGCGCAGGTCGAGGAGCTCGACGCTCGCAACACCCTTGCGGCGCTCGGCCCGGCCGCCGACCCAGCCGCCGAGGTCGTCACCCGGCCCTGGGTACGGACGTCCGTGCGGATCATCCCGGTGCGCGATGAGCCGCCGTACCTGCTGGTGAGCTCACGACACCCGGAAAAACTGACGGCCGCCCTCGTCGCGTGTGCGAGTCGGGCGGCCGCGCAGTAG
- a CDS encoding DUF4193 domain-containing protein has protein sequence MATDYDAPRRNEVDDLGEDSLEELKARRAETQSSTIDVDDSDLEPVELPGADLSSEELTVTVVPKQSDEFTCSSCFLVQHRSRLASTKKGQLICRDCAA, from the coding sequence ATGGCTACCGATTACGACGCTCCACGCCGCAACGAGGTCGATGACCTGGGCGAGGACTCGCTCGAGGAGCTCAAGGCACGGCGCGCCGAGACGCAGTCGTCGACGATCGATGTCGATGACTCCGACCTCGAGCCCGTCGAGCTCCCCGGAGCCGACCTCTCGAGCGAAGAGCTCACGGTCACCGTCGTACCCAAGCAGTCCGACGAGTTCACCTGCTCGAGCTGCTTCTTGGTCCAGCACCGGTCCAGACTGGCCTCGACGAAGAAGGGCCAGCTGATCTGCCGCGACTGCGCGGCCTAG
- a CDS encoding LytR C-terminal domain-containing protein, whose translation MSESKSPRRPGGRRPVPPLIFLLVLAILALFVWWKVIRTDEDRTKAESAPCTLSASPEQLAQLQNMGNIQINVLNGSSQSGLAASIQAELVSRGFTVLDIGNAPSDQAVSTAGKVIYPSGKAFEANVVAANFVDFEIERSTAITDGTLTVIAGQAYGGPADPNQSSQEVTSLIEEQAKIVAGCPAPSEGS comes from the coding sequence GTGAGTGAATCGAAGAGCCCGCGCCGCCCCGGCGGCCGGCGACCCGTACCTCCGCTGATCTTCCTGCTGGTTCTGGCAATCTTGGCCTTGTTTGTGTGGTGGAAGGTGATCCGCACCGACGAGGACCGCACCAAGGCCGAGAGCGCGCCGTGCACCCTCAGTGCCTCCCCCGAGCAGCTCGCGCAACTGCAGAACATGGGCAACATCCAGATCAACGTGCTCAACGGCTCCAGCCAGTCCGGACTCGCCGCGTCGATCCAGGCCGAGCTGGTCAGTCGCGGGTTCACCGTCCTTGACATCGGCAACGCGCCGAGCGACCAGGCAGTCTCGACCGCGGGCAAGGTCATCTACCCCTCCGGCAAGGCGTTCGAGGCCAACGTGGTGGCGGCCAACTTCGTGGACTTTGAGATCGAGCGCTCCACGGCGATCACCGACGGCACCCTGACGGTGATCGCCGGCCAGGCGTACGGCGGGCCTGCCGACCCGAACCAGTCCAGCCAGGAAGTCACGTCGCTGATCGAAGAGCAGGCGAAGATCGTGGCTGGCTGCCCGGCTCCGTCGGAGGGCAGCTAG
- a CDS encoding inositol monophosphatase family protein, which yields MPAPPTSTLPDSEIDQLHELALRLATEAGTLIRDGREQATREVSTKTTRADVVTTMDRACEIFLRTEIAAQRPDDGVYGEEHDEQTGTSGVRWVIDPIDGTVNYLYGLADYAVSIAVEIGGEIVAGVVHKPQTAETFSARRGAGAFLNGERLHSSAPDALDVTLLATGFGYAAARRRQQGEVVAELLGHVRDIRRMGSAALDLCNAAAGRVDGYYEWGVHLWDVAAGALIASEAGLDVRLPEHEEGLVTAVAPSVSDEVNALVRSLIRPQWQVPS from the coding sequence ATGCCAGCCCCGCCCACCAGCACTTTGCCGGATTCTGAGATCGATCAGCTGCACGAGTTGGCACTTCGGCTGGCGACCGAGGCTGGAACGCTAATCCGCGACGGCCGCGAGCAGGCGACGCGCGAGGTCTCGACGAAGACGACCCGCGCCGACGTGGTGACCACGATGGACCGGGCCTGTGAGATCTTCTTGCGCACCGAGATCGCGGCGCAGCGTCCCGACGACGGGGTATACGGCGAGGAGCACGACGAGCAGACCGGCACCAGTGGCGTGCGGTGGGTCATCGACCCGATCGACGGCACGGTCAACTACCTCTACGGGCTAGCGGACTACGCCGTCTCTATCGCGGTCGAGATAGGTGGCGAGATCGTCGCCGGCGTCGTGCACAAGCCGCAGACCGCTGAGACCTTCTCGGCACGTCGCGGCGCCGGAGCGTTCCTTAACGGCGAGCGCCTGCACTCATCGGCACCGGATGCCCTCGACGTCACGCTGCTCGCCACCGGCTTCGGGTACGCCGCCGCGCGCCGCCGTCAGCAAGGTGAGGTGGTCGCCGAGCTGCTTGGCCACGTCCGCGATATTCGACGCATGGGCTCAGCCGCGCTTGACCTCTGCAATGCTGCAGCCGGACGGGTCGATGGCTACTACGAGTGGGGTGTGCACCTCTGGGATGTGGCGGCCGGAGCTCTGATCGCCTCCGAGGCCGGGCTCGACGTACGCCTCCCGGAGCACGAGGAGGGCCTCGTCACCGCGGTAGCACCGTCGGTGAGTGACGAGGTCAATGCGCTGGTGCGCTCGCTCATCCGCCCGCAGTGGCAGGTCCCGTCCTAG